The Maylandia zebra isolate NMK-2024a linkage group LG7, Mzebra_GT3a, whole genome shotgun sequence genome contains a region encoding:
- the lrrc4.2 gene encoding leucine-rich repeat-containing protein 4.2, translating into MSPLGQVSVQPTWNAALLAVLSLMVPAFTMCQSTGPEFGSAKPQNCPGVCSCTNQLSKVVCTRRGLIRVPPNIPANTRYLNLMENSIETIQADTFRHLHHLEVLQLGRNAIRQIEVGAFNGLTSLNTLELFDNRLTVIPSGAFEYLSKLRELWLRNNPIESIPSYAFNRVPSLMRLDLGELRKLEYISDGAFEGLHNLKYLNLGMCNLREFPNLSPLVGLEELEISENVFPELKPGAFRGLKNLRKLWIMNSAITMIERNAFDDITALVELNLAHNNLSSLPHNLFTPLQYLVELHLHHNPWRCDCDVVWLSWWLREYIPTNSTCCGRCHTPVHMRGRYLVEVDQTTFQCSAPFILDAPRDLNISAARVAELKCRTAAMSSVRWLLPNGTVLTHGSAHPRISVLNDGTLNFSNVLPSDTGVYTCMVSNMAGNSNASAYLNVSNAELNTSNLSYFTTVTVEVLAPTVEETPKPKPTVPASPSVFQPVFISTPTVLFQNTQTPRQVSIPTARVPSEPAASLDEVMKTTKIIIGCFVAVTLLAAAMLIAFYKLRKRHQQRSTVAAARTIEIIQMEEEVPPVPPPTSGSSGSDDTGLVLPTLVEHNSNTFKPGYVSSSSRQGGYGAHWTQNNSLHRSVRQHHSHISTIADPYVIKTTHGKDKVQETQI; encoded by the coding sequence ATGAGTCCTCTGGGCCAGGTTAGTGTGCAGCCTACCTGGAATGCAGCCCTGCTCGCCGTGCTTTCCCTCATGGTGCCTGCCTTCACTATGTGCCAGTCCACAGGCCCTGAGTTCGGCTCAGCTAAGCCACAGAACTGTCCAGGTGTGTGCTCCTGCACTAACCAGCTCAGCAAGGTGGTGTGTACCCGCAGAGGGCTGATTAGGGTTCCTCCTAACATCCCAGCCAACACCAGGTACCTGAACCTAATGGAAAACAGCATAGAAACCATACAGGCAGATACATTTAGACACCTGCATCACTTGGAGGTACTACAGTTGGGCAGGAATGCTATCAGGCAGATTGAAGTGGGGGCCTTCAATGGTCTAACCAGTCTCAACACCCTGGAGCTGTTCGACAACAGACTGACAGTCATACCTAGTGGAGCTTTTGAATATCTATCAAAGCTTAGAGAATTGTGGCTTAGAAACAATCCCATTGAGAGCATCCCCTCTTACGCCTTTAATCGTGTCCCCTCACTCATGAGACTGGACCTGGGAGAGCTGAGGAAGTTGGAGTACATCTCAGATGGTGCTTTCGAGGGCCTTCACAACCTGAAGTACCTGAACCTGGGGATGTGCAATCTGAGGGAGTTTCCCAATCTTTCACCACTGGTGGGATTGGAGGAGTTGGAGATATCAGAGAATGTTTTCCCTGAACTGAAGCCTGGAGCATTCCGTGGCCTCAAGAATTTACGTAAACTATGGATTATGAACTCTGCCATTACTATGATTGAAAGGAATGCATTTGATGACATCACAGCCTTGGTGGAGCTTAATTTAGCCCACAATAACCTGTCGTCTCTCCCCCATAACCTCTTCACCCCCCTGCAGTATCTGGTGGAGCTACATCTTCATCACAACCCATGGCGATGTGACTGTGATGTAGTGTGGCTCTCTTGGTGGCTCAGAGAATACATTCCCACAAATTCCACCTGCTGTGGACGCTGCCACACTCCAGTCCACATGAGAGGACGCTACCTGGTGGAAGTTGATCAAACAACCTTTCAGTGTTCAGCACCATTCATACTTGATGCTCCAAGAGATCTTAACATTTCAGCAGCGAGGGTGGCAGAGCTTAAGTGTCGCACAGCTGCCATGAGCTCAGTACGATGGCTTCTCCCTAATGGAACTGTTTTGACCCATGGCTCGGCTCATCCAAGAATATCTGTCCTTAATGATGGAACACTTAATTTCTCCAATGTTCTCCCATCAGATACAGGTGTTTACACTTGCATGGTGAGCAACATGGCAGGAAATTCCAACGCCTCGGCCTACCTAAACGTCAGCAATGCTGAACTCAATACATCTAATCTGTCCTACTTTACCACTGTAACGGTGGAAGTTTTGGCGCCCACAGTGGAGGAGACCCCTAAACCCAAGCCCACTGTCCCTGCATCACCCTCTGTATTTCAACCTGTCTTTATCTCCACACCTACTGTGCTATTTCAAAACACTCAGACTCCAAGGCAGGTATCAATTCCCACTGCCAGAGTCCCTAGTGAGCCAGCTGCCAGCCTGGATGAGGTGATGAAAACCACCAAAATCATTATTGGGTGTTTTGTTGCTGTTACCTTGCTGGCAGCTGCCATGTTAATAGCGTTCTATAAGTTGCGCAAGAGGCATCAACAGAGAAGCACCGTGGCAGCAGCCAGGACCATAGAAATCATACAGATGGAGGAAGAAGTTCCTCCTGTTCCACCGCCCACATCTGGATCTAGTGGCTCTGATGACACAGGTTTAGTACTGCCTACACTAGTGGAACACAACAGCAACACCTTTAAGCCTGGGTATGTGTCCTCCTCATCCCGCCAGGGCGGTTACGGTGCCCATTGGACTCAGAACAACTCTCTTCACCGCTCTGTTAGACAGCATCACAGCCACATCAGCACCATTGCTGATCCCTACGTCATTAAGACTACTCATGGCAAGGACAAGGTTCAAGAGACCCAAATCTGA